The Vicinamibacterales bacterium sequence GCAGGCCGACCCGTTCGACTTCTACTCCGCGAAGTACGACGCCCAGCTCGTCGCCGGTTATTCGAAGAACACGCCGCAGCACGGGCTCCGTACCTACATGCCGGACTACCGCCGCGTCGGGCGTTGACGGTCTCGCCCCAGCGCCTCGCTTACTCGCTGTGCGCCAGGCGGAAGCCGAGGCTCGGCCCCCGGTCCTCGGGCCGGTGCGTGTAGCGCGTTGCGCAGCGGGCGGAATCGGCGGCGAAGAGCCAGCTGCCGCCGCGGATCACCTTGCGGTCGGGCGTGTAGGCGGGGCTGTCGGGCGCGGCGGCGCCGGGATAGGGCGCGTAGTTCGTCGCGGTCCACTCCCACACGTTGCCGGACATGTCGAACAGTCCCCACGCGTTCGGTGGATACGAACCGGCCGGCCGCGTACCGCGGCCGTTGATGTTCGCGCGGCCTGTGTCGATCGTGCCGCTGTCGCCGTAGGCACCGTTCCCACCGGCGCGGCAGGCGTACTCCCACTCCGCCTCCGTCGGCAGCCGGAACCCGGGCCACGCGCTCTGTTCGTTCAGCCGCGCGATGAAGCGCTCGACCTCGTCATAGTTCACCTGCTCAACGGGACAGCCGCTGCAGCCGGCGTGCTGTGACGGGTTGGTGCCCAGCACGTTCGTCCACTCCGCCTGCGTCACTTCGTGGACACCGAGATAGAACGGCCGCTCGACGATGGCCCGGTGCCGGCGTTCCTGTGCCTCGCGGTCCTTCTCGGTCTCCGGCGACCCCATCAGAAACGATCCCGCCGGCACGAGCACGAACGGCATCCCGGTGACCGGATCGGCGCGTTGCGCGAGCGCCGCTGCCAGCGTCAGCAGGAGCCCGCTGAGGCATAATCGTGCCATGGCTACCCGCACAGACTACACGCCTCTGACCGCGGCCGACTTCGCGACGGCGTTTCCGAACTCCCGCAAGGTCCACGTCGCCGGGTCGAGCGGCGTGCGCGTGCCGATGCGCGAAATCATGCTGAGCAACGGCGAGACGCTGCGCGTCTACGATGCGAGCGGGACGCAGGGCGGCGACGTGCGCGCCGGCCTGCCGAAACTGCGCGAGCCGTGGATTGCACCGCGACGGGGGGGGCCGGTCGTCACACAGCTGCATTACGCGCGGTCGGGCGCGGTCACGCCAGAAATGGAGTTCATCGCGATCCGCGAGGGGCTCGACCCCGAGTTCGTCCGCTCCGAGGTGGCCCGCGGGAGGGCCATCATCCCCGCCAACGTCAACCATCCCGAGCTCGAGCCGATGATCATCGGCCGCAATTTCGCGGTGAAGATCAACGCCAACATCGGCAACTCCGCCGTCAGCTCGACGATCGAGGAGGAAGTGGACAAGCTCCGCTGGGCGACGTTGTGGGGCGCCGACACGGTGATGGATCTGTCGACCGGCAAGGACATCCATCAGACGCGCGAGTGGATCCTGCGCAACTCGCCGGTGCCGATCGGCACCGTGCCGATCTACCAGGCGCTCGAGAAGGCGGGCGGCCGTCCCGAAGATCTGACGTGGGAGATCTACCGCGACACCCTCGTGGAGCAGGCCGAGCAGGGAGTCGACTACTTCACGGTGCACGCCGGCGTCCTGCTGCGCTACGTGCCGATGACCGCGCGCCGCGTCACCGGTATCGTCTCGCGCGGCGGGTCGATCCACGCCAAGTGGTGCCTGGCACACCATCAGGAGAACTTCGCCTACACGCACTTCCGCGAGATCTGCGAGATCATGCGCGCCTACGACGTGTCGTTCTCGCTCGGCGACGGGCTGCGCCCGGGATCGATTGCCGACGCCAACGACGAGGCGCAGTTCGCCGAGCTGCGGACGCAGGGGGAGCTGACGAAGATCGCCTGGGAGTACGACGTGCAGGTGATGAACGAGGGCCCGGGCCACGTACCGATGCACCTCATCCGCGAGAACATGGACAAGCAGCTCGACTGGTGCGGCGAGGCGCCGTTCTACACGCTCGGGCCGCTGACGACCGACATCGCGCCGGGCTACGACCACATCACCTCGGCGATCGGCGCCGCCATGATCGGCTGGTACGGCACGGCGATGCTGTGCTACGTGACGCCGAAAGAGCACCTCGGCCTGCCGAACCGCGATGACGTCAAGGCCGGGGTCATCGCCTACAAGATCGCCGCCCACGCCGCCGACCTGGCCAAGGGGCATCCGCGCGCCCAGGCGTGGGACGACGCGCTGTCGCGGGCGCGATTCGAGTTCCGATGGGAGGATCAGTTCAACCTGGCGCTCGATCCGGTGACCGCGCGCGCGTACCACGACGAGACGCTGCCGGCCGACGGCGCCAAGGTCGCGCACTTCTGCTCGATGTGCGGGCCGAAATTCTGCTCGATGGAGCTGACGCAGCAAATCCGAGCCGGCGCAGCCGGCGTCATGGATCCTGCGGATGCCGCGAAGGGCATGGCCGAGAAGTCCGCGGAGTTCCGCGACAAGGGGTCGGCGCTCTACCTGAAGCAGGACTAGCCGGGTGCCTCTGCGTCCTGCGCGCTGCTGACTTCCGCGCGCGTCGCGAGCGTCAGCACGTTCTCGGTGGTATCCGTTTCGGCAAGCCGGGGAAAGATCTTCTCGATGCAGAAACGGTGTACCTCGGGGTCCATATCCGTGATTGCATCCGTGACGACAACGACGTTGTAGCCGTGATCAGCGGCGCTGCGCGCCGTGGCTTCGACACCAGTGCCGGTCGCAACGCCGGTCAGAAAGACCTGGGTCACTCCGCGCTCGCGGAGGATCTCGTCGAGTTCGGTCCCGATGAACGCACCCGCCCGCTGCTTGCTGATGAGGATGTCACCAGGCTGCTGATCCAGTTCCGGAACAAGCTCTGTCCAATCGTTGGAGAAAGAGAAGCTGCGCGGACCGGCGTCGGTGCGACCTGGAGCGGCCGCCGTCACGTTGATCAGTACGACCGGCAGGCCGCGCCCGCGGAAGGTGCGCGCCAGTTGAGCCGAACGGCGGACAATCTCGCCGGCAGGGTGAACGGTCGGAAGGCCGACGATGCCTTTCTGAAGGTCGATGACAATCAATGCGGCGAGCGGATCGAGTGTGGTGACTGGCATGGCGTGTCGTCTGCTACCTGGCGTGCTTGGTTGCGAAGCTCACGCTCCCCATGATGCTGATGGCGACGATGCCAGCGAAGAAGAAGACGAGTCGTGCGACGTCTCCACTCGAAACGCGTCCCACCCGGAACAACAGGTAGCCGACGACCAGATTCGCAAGCGCCCAGACCACATTCACGGTCGGGGAAGACAGCCCTTTTCCGCGAGGTCTGGCGAACGGTGTCGGGAAGCCGTCACCCGAGATGCCATGTACGAAGTGAGGGACGACGTTCGTCAGGAACGCTCCTGCGAGAAGACACTCGATGGACTGAGTCCAATTCATTGTGGCTGCCTTTCGAACACCGAGATGAGATTGCCTGGCGTGCCGCCGGGGAGCAGCCCCTTTTCCCGGTAGATCGGCTCGATGATGGCGCTGATCTGCGGCAGCTCGAAGGAGAACCAGACGGCTCCTGCGACGCAGAAAGCGCCGGTGATGACCACCGCGTGAGGCGCTCCTATCCGCGCCGCCAGGGCGCCCGCCAGGAGACTCCCAAATGGGGCCGCCCCGAAGAACGCCATGGTGTAGTAGCTCATCGCCCGGGCGCGTTTGTCCTCTGGCACCAGCGATTGGATGATGGTGTTGCTGACCGAGGCCACCTGCAGCATGCCAAAACCGACGCAGACCATCAATCCAAGCGACAGCCACAGTCTGTGCGACAGACCGAAGAGCATCAGTGAGCTTCCCAGCATGGCACTTGATATGGGAAGCATGCGTGTCAGGCCGGTCACCGATTTGCGGAGAGCAAGAGAGACTGCCGAGAGCAGCGCGCCGATTCCAGATGCGCCCATGAGCCAGCCGAGCGTGGTCGCCCCGCCGTGAAATATCTGGACCGCA is a genomic window containing:
- a CDS encoding formylglycine-generating enzyme family protein, giving the protein MARLCLSGLLLTLAAALAQRADPVTGMPFVLVPAGSFLMGSPETEKDREAQERRHRAIVERPFYLGVHEVTQAEWTNVLGTNPSQHAGCSGCPVEQVNYDEVERFIARLNEQSAWPGFRLPTEAEWEYACRAGGNGAYGDSGTIDTGRANINGRGTRPAGSYPPNAWGLFDMSGNVWEWTATNYAPYPGAAAPDSPAYTPDRKVIRGGSWLFAADSARCATRYTHRPEDRGPSLGFRLAHSE
- the thiC gene encoding phosphomethylpyrimidine synthase ThiC, whose amino-acid sequence is MATRTDYTPLTAADFATAFPNSRKVHVAGSSGVRVPMREIMLSNGETLRVYDASGTQGGDVRAGLPKLREPWIAPRRGGPVVTQLHYARSGAVTPEMEFIAIREGLDPEFVRSEVARGRAIIPANVNHPELEPMIIGRNFAVKINANIGNSAVSSTIEEEVDKLRWATLWGADTVMDLSTGKDIHQTREWILRNSPVPIGTVPIYQALEKAGGRPEDLTWEIYRDTLVEQAEQGVDYFTVHAGVLLRYVPMTARRVTGIVSRGGSIHAKWCLAHHQENFAYTHFREICEIMRAYDVSFSLGDGLRPGSIADANDEAQFAELRTQGELTKIAWEYDVQVMNEGPGHVPMHLIRENMDKQLDWCGEAPFYTLGPLTTDIAPGYDHITSAIGAAMIGWYGTAMLCYVTPKEHLGLPNRDDVKAGVIAYKIAAHAADLAKGHPRAQAWDDALSRARFEFRWEDQFNLALDPVTARAYHDETLPADGAKVAHFCSMCGPKFCSMELTQQIRAGAAGVMDPADAAKGMAEKSAEFRDKGSALYLKQD
- a CDS encoding isochorismatase family cysteine hydrolase; amino-acid sequence: MPVTTLDPLAALIVIDLQKGIVGLPTVHPAGEIVRRSAQLARTFRGRGLPVVLINVTAAAPGRTDAGPRSFSFSNDWTELVPELDQQPGDILISKQRAGAFIGTELDEILRERGVTQVFLTGVATGTGVEATARSAADHGYNVVVVTDAITDMDPEVHRFCIEKIFPRLAETDTTENVLTLATRAEVSSAQDAEAPG